Proteins from a genomic interval of Chionomys nivalis chromosome 7, mChiNiv1.1, whole genome shotgun sequence:
- the LOC130878129 gene encoding aminoacyl tRNA synthase complex-interacting multifunctional protein 1-like, which produces MATSDAVLKRLEQKGAEADQIIEYLKQQVALLKEKAVLQATLREEKKLRVENAKLKKEIEELKQELIQAEIQNGVKQIPVPSDTLQQAKPAVSATMVQSTSVSTTSSSVKEQTKGGGGEEKKVKKKAEKKGEKKEKKQQSAAASTDSKPIDVSRLDLRIGCIVTAKKHPDADSLYVEEVDVGEAAPRTVVSGLVNHVPLEQMQNRMVVLLCNLKPAKMRGVLSQAMVMCASSPEKVEILAPPDGSVPGDRITFDAFPGEPDKELNPKKKIWEQIQLDLHTNAECVATYKGAPFQVKGKGVCRAQTMANSGIK; this is translated from the coding sequence ATGGCAACCAGTGATGCTGTTCTAAAGAGGCTAGAGCAGAAAGGTGCAGAGGCAGACCAGATCATTGAATATCTCAAGCAGCAGGTTGCCCTTCTCAAGGAGAAGGCAGTTTTGCAGGCAActttgagagaagaaaagaaacttcgAGTTGAAAATGctaaactgaagaaagaaatagaagagctAAAGCAGGAGCTGATTCAGGCGGAGATTCAGAATGGAGTGAAGCAAATTCCAGTCCCATCTGACACTCTGCAGCAAGCTAAACCTGCAGTTTCTGCTACTATGGTACAGTCTACCTCAGTATCAACCACCTCTTCTAGTGTAAAAGAACAGActaaaggagggggaggagaagaaaagaaggtaaaaaagaaagctgaaaagaaaggagagaaaaaggagaagaagcagcAGTCAGCAGCAGCAAGTACTGACTCAAAGCCAATAGATGTTTCTCGTCTGGATCTTCGCATTGGTTGTATTGTTACTGCCAAAAAGCATCCAGATGCAGACTCGCTGTATGTAGAAGAAGTAGATGTGGGGGAAGCAGCCCCAAGGACTGTCGTCAGTGGACTGGTGAATCACGTTCCTCTGGAGCAGATGCAAAATCGGATGGTGGTTTTACTTTGTAATCTGAAGCCTGCAAAAATGCGGGGAGTACTGTCTCAAGCAATGGTAATGTGTGCTAGTTCACCGGAGAAAGTGGAAATTCTGGCACCTCCCGATGGGTCTGTTCCTGGAGACAGAATTACTTTTGATGCTTTCCCTGGAGAGCCTGACAAGGAGCTGAACCCTAAGAAGAAGATCTGGGAGCAGATCCAGCTTGACCTGCACACCAATGCTGAGTGTGTGGCCACATACAAAGGGGCTCCCTTCCAGGTGAAGGGAAAGGGCGTTTGCAGAGCCCAAACCATGGCCAATAGTGGAATTAAATAA